DNA from Triticum aestivum cultivar Chinese Spring chromosome 7D, IWGSC CS RefSeq v2.1, whole genome shotgun sequence:
TATTtcagaagaagcagcagcagcaacaccttcTGAAAGTACTGACTCAGCATTATCAGGAGGGAGTGATGGTCCTGATGCCGTGACGGCGGAGTCCACCTCAGGTAATACTGAGAATGCAAAGCCGAGAGATGAGGCATAATACTGAAAACAGAAAGTATGTTGTATGCGGAGTAGAGCAAGGCGAAAGCTTTGGCGTCAATTGGTTGTAGAAAGAATGAAATAGTTTTGGTTTCCACTTGGTGAGCTGGGTTGGCCAAGTGATGGGTGATTTGAGGCTTCGATTAGTAGCGGCTTGGTCTGTTGTGGTGTGTAGCATGGAGAGATAGGTAGGTGATGCGAAACCGAGCTGTGCATATCTTGGCCCTCCTCCAGTGTCTTGTTTTTGCCACGGCTGTTGTTACATGTCTGTACCATATTTTTGTGATTATGCAAGGTAAGCAGATAGATTTTTTAAGGGATgggatatcttttttctttctttctttccattATTAGGTGATTGTTGAATGTGTGCATCTAGTCTTGATTGTTTCTGGCTATGGTTTCTCCTGGAAGGCTGGAACACAGGGAACTAAAATACATTACATATAATTGCCTCTCAATTCTTAGAGGAATTCAGAATGCAGGAGAATTTCATGAGAAGCTGGCAGGTTTTCTTCCTGAAAGATAGGTTAAGAATATAGTCTCATGTTTGCTCGTATGTTGAGGTAATCTTGTAAAGGTTGGGTCATTTCAATTGCTATGATTCTGGTGTCTTCTCTGGCATGGCAGCGATCGTTGGCTCCTATTTCGGGGTCAGGGCGTCCCCAATGCGGTCGATGGAGGTGGGGACGATGAGGCCGAGAAGTAGCTACACTTGTGTACCTTCGAGACACTTGAGAACTAGGTGGAGTGTGTCCTCGCGGTGGTGATCACACAACAGGCAAGATGAGTCGGAGGAGATGGTCTTGTGAAGAAAGTTCGCCTTGGTGTTCAACCTGTCTCGAAATAGAAGCCAACCATAATTTTGACCTTGACGGGGGTCAACGAGCTCTAAATGTAGCCAGGGTTGATGTCAACCTAGGAGTCGAGGGATAGCCATGAGTAAGTGCACCTAGAGGAGAACGAAGTCCCATGGATGAGGAACCTACCGTCCGGAGCGTCATTTGAGGTAACATCCCGCAACAAAGATAAAATAGCAACAAGTTTGACAAAAGCAACATAGGTTAGTTGATCTCGCAGGTTAGCGAATACTCCATTTTGACTAGGGACACTAGGACCAAGGGGGAGGTGGAGTGGGAAAAATATGAGGGAAGGTCGAGGGTATGGGATTGGAGATCAACCAAGAGTCAAACTAGAGGAAGGATGAGGGACTGCACCCAACTAGGGGCCGTGGCCACGTCTCCTTGTATTGGTCTATAAACAGTGTGCGCGCACGCTAGCCTACCGagagcctcctctcctcctccccaatccgccgcctcctctccttctCCCCAATCCGCCGCCTCATCTTTTCCTCCCCAATCCGTTAGCCCTCACCACCATGAAGCCACAGGGGGGgaggggactgcgccgccgctggAAGAAAATAGGAAGAGGAGGTGGCGCGGGGGAGACCAGCGGCAGCGACGGCGCATCGATGCGGGGTCGTTTGGATCGTGGCGTGggagcggcgtcggcggcggcaagAGAAGAGCAACGGTGGTAGCGCCGGCCTGCGAAGAGGCGAGGTGAGCGGTGGTGGCGGCGTCGggagagaggatgagagggagagagaagggCAGCAGCCAGCGGCACCTCGTCCGTGTCCAGATGCGTCCGCCCCGTGGCCGACCTCGACGAGCACGGCCTCGATCCGGCCTCAGCCGGAGGACCTCGAGCCGAGGAGTGCGGCCTCGATCGGGACTCGCACGCAGGACCTGTGCATCGGCGGCGGTGTGCCCCCCGACGTAGAGGGGGTGGCCTACCGCGGCAACCGCGGGCGCAGCCGCCCGCCCCCCTGGTGCCGCCCCCAACGAGCCCTTCATCTGCAGCTTCGAGAAGGTGAGGAAGATGCACGCGTTCTTCTCTTCTGTGCGTACTGTGATGCAAATCTGCTGCTCTGCCAATTGTACCATACATGTTAGGCTTCGTGGCTGTTCCCTTCACCGTATGTGACATTGGCATCGCCATTTATCACGCAGAATTTCTATGTGTACTGCACCTCTTACTGCCAACAAATCCCAATTCCAGTACCCTACACAGGACATGACAGTAATCTTCAGAAGGAGGGAGGTTGCGATCTTGTTCAGAATTCTGTTGAGTGGATAAAAACTGTTTCCTCGGCACCAGATGTCATAGGCATGACATTTCTCCCTATTGTTTCACTCGTTGATGATATACCTGGGAAGAAGCACATTGCTCGTGCCATTGATCTATACTTGACATGTAAGACATGCACCTGATTCCCTTTTTGGACTGTATCCTCAAAGCCCATCCGCCATAAACCTGAGCTGTTGTTTTAAATTATATTGCCATCTATATATTATAGTAGCAGAGTCTCTGCACAGTTATTCTATTTGGAGTATGTATTCAAAAATATGTTTTAGTAAGGGTGATGTATTCATGATTAAGATAGACACATCTTTCCTACAGTTAGAATGTCGATCGTGATTAAATCAGTAGCTCAATACAGTAGTATAGCTATTGAAGGACGCGGATTTGATGAACATGGTTCCACGCGCACCCCTTATGaatagtaaattcgaaaaaattactacaacaacaacaaagcctttagtcccaaacaagttggggtaggctagaggtgaaacccaaaAAATCTGAATATATTTTCTAACATACTTAGTCAACCGATATACCCTCGTATGAAGTTTCACAAAGAAATTACATCCTTGCTATctgggcaaaaatgacaaaatcgaaGCTATATTAGAAACATTGTTTAATGAATAATAAGGTCCCAATTGTATTTTCTTTGCTAAGAATACCACGGGTGTCAATACTTCATGAAACTTCACTCATGTTGCTTCCTATTGCGAGCACTAGCTTCATGTGTAGATTGCAGTCACAATGGCAAGCTGTCCGACCATGTCTGCAAGGCCAAAGCAGCAGAGTTGAAGGAGATCTTATGGTAAGAAGAAAAATAAATGCTACAATCCCTCTTTCAATTTGTATCGTTCAGTTGTACTTTGACTTCATGTTTTCTTCAATTCTTGTGATGATAGGATCAAGGTGAGTATGGAGAGAGAAAGGTTGAAGACGTGCAATGGAAAATTGTTATTAGATTTGCTTAAGAATTGCCTTATTCAAACAAAATTGAAGCATATTACGTGTTGAAGCATATTTCGTGTTGTATGTATATAAGAAGCTTAGTCATGTGTCATTCTTTGCAAATAAAACTTAGAGCTCAAGTAGTTCAGAATCATACTGAATATCGCTTATCATGTACCTACAATAACATTTGTGTCTCAAGTGTTGGTTGTTATGCTTTTTCTTTGAAACTGATGGAGTTGGTGTTCGGATTACTGAACTTTGCATGTTAGCCTTTGGTTTCCTGATTATCTTTCTTCAACCCCTGTCAAGATGGATATATAAATTGATGTTGATGATGGCTCGTGCAGTTGCTTCCTAAGTCAGCCAAGGTAATAACTAAATTCTTTTATACTACACAGCAGATTCAGTattcacaattattttcatgagcccAAGGATAGTTCACTTTAGGGTCTTGTCCTATATGTTTCATGTTCATAATAAATTACAAGTGAGGACTACTACGCCAGTGGATCACTTGTTTAATTTCTAGCAGTAGCAAGTGTCTCCTAACAACATATCCACACTAATTGCTTGGTGTGGCAATTTGCTCCTTTTCATTTATTAGTTGTTTgaggatttttttatatttttggggGAACTTTGTTCCCTTTTATTTCTCTCGAACGGGAGCGACTACAACAGAAGAAGGGTCACggttgcagaaatagaaaaaaatatgtCTGAGCCATCTGATCCTGGATGAAGGGCCCAGATTCTTGTGGGTGGATCAGAAAACACATGTACTACATCAAGTTTTTACTTTGTCATCTACGATTTAGCAAACGCACTTGAATTGCATTCTTAATTGTTCAATACATACATGATCAGGATTAGAGAACATAGTTTTCCTATTTCTTTCCTTGTAATGTAAATTATATTATTTTTCCTTGTATTTGTAGATGCATGATGCTCTTACAAGCGGAAACATCAGGATTACAGACAGATGGAAGAAGCTTTTATCAAAGACTCCCCTTTCTGACAATTGAGAGAATTTCTATGCAAGATAAATTTGACTCTGTTCTTGATCATGAATCTTTACGTGTTTGTGCTCAACTGAATCGTGTTTGCTTGGTGTGATCTCTCCCAGAACAAGAAGCTTGATGAGCAAGGTGTACTATAACTGGCGGGAAATGCTAGAGCTTTTTTGTTATGTACCATCAAGATAGTATGGCTTATCATTTTGAATAGCAATGCCTGTTGAGTGATGATCATATTAGTCTTTAATACTCTGTCTTGCTGGCCATGTACTAAAAATGGCACTTCCATGTCTAATATGCTTGTGATATGCTCAATCTGGGATGGTCCAGTTTGATGTTTACTTATCCTTTATAAATAGGAGGGGATGGGGGGAAAGAGCTATAGAAGAATACACCCTGTTATCACTCCTAATCCAATAGTATGGTAACATTCATAAGGCAATATAAGTAGGCATCGGTCTCTAAATATTCTAACTTCCATGGTTTGAAAGCCTGTTTCGCTCCTGCCCTTTGCGACTTATTTCAATAtatgttttattttctgtttacaTATTTTAATGCACACTCTTCCAATACCTGGATTACACccggcctttgcgccattggcgcaacgggtcatctagttttCCAAAGGAAGAAGGAGAGGTAGGTTTGGTATTAAAGTTGAGGGAGTATTGTTTGTGGAACCGGTGAACCCAGAGTAGGTCCGGTTTTTGGATATGGTGGGATAGAGGCGAATGTGATTGAAGATTATAGGATCACTAGTCTTTGTAATCATAGACAAAGCCAGAAAGTTAAATTTTATTTTCTAGCCCTTTTTTCCAAGGGGGTTAGATACTTAGGATCCAAGGAGGAGTAAGCATATATGGTAATTTCCCAAAGGCCAAAGTTGGCACCCCAAACATGAGACTCATCAAGGCTTTCCAATGACCACAATTCTTAGGACCAAGAGTAGGTGGAGGGCCTATATTAGTAACATGAGTGCCTTATGAAAGTATAGGGTAGCGATGCCTTAGTTGAGTGTAGTCTTCATTATCAACTTCAGTACCGGCTATGCCGACAACGTTCAAACGCGGCAGTTGACTTGACAATATTTTTCTCAAATACGACAAGCTTCCATTGTAATTCTAAAATTTTCAACTCATAGTTGGTGTTTCATCGTTCAACATCTTTGCTCTCTATAGCGGTGAAGCTCAACAATGAGAAAgagaccttgctctgataccaattgaaggaTCAAAGATTTCATAAATGATGACTAGAGGCAGGGATAGGCGACTACCAAATTAAATTCTTCTCTTAGTTGCATTTAGAGGGGTATAAATTTTGTAGAAATGCAACGGTGATACAACCCAATATGATGTGTTACAACAAGCTAGTAAGCTACAACATACGAGCAAGTATAAAAACAAATAAAGTTACGATAAAGAGACAACCGAAACGATACAGACTACAATGTAATCCAAAGGTCACACACTTGGGGTGTGCTAAATCTCCGTTGGGAAGGGGGGGGGGAGCAATGAATGCTCCCATGAGAACGAATGTCTCACCTTCTTCTTCGAGAAcctcaagcaacaaatgctcaggTTCCCTTCCACTAGGGGTAGCTCTTGAGGCGagctccaaaccctcacaaacaaGCCCGGGGCACAACCACACGACTTGGAAGCTCATGGGAAACACCAAACATCTAGGGTTCGCTACAAACCCATGAGCAACAAGATTTCTAGGATCTCGTGGGGGAATCAATGAAATTGAGTTTTGATTGGATGGATTTGTAGATCAAGTGTTTCTATGGCTCTCTCTAATATATGAGGTGGATTGAGTGGCTAGAGAGGGAGGAATCGGAGTTTTAAGCTTTGGATCAATGGATGAAAGAAAGTAGAAGTCGCCCTCTTCCTTTGAAGAAGGGTGGATTTTATAGATCAACCCGTTTTTTTGCCCGTTATTGTACTACGCAGAAATGTCAGACTATCTGGGTCAGTATCCAACATTTTCCAATGCTCTAGACAAATTGGGACACAATGTCGGACATATCTCAGACTATTTGACATGTCAAATAATCTGATCTAAGTCAAATAATTTAACCTGGTCTAGAGAGAAAGTACAAACCAAATACAACGCCAGATAATCTGACTTTGTGTCTGACTCGTATTGCAGCACACCAACAGATGGAAACAAATGTCTCTTTCTCAATATGTGTGGTAGGTATTTGGTATGATTTGTTAAATGATTCTCATACAAGATCCATATCGTACCCTCTTTTTATAGTAGAGCGTgactatgactcaataaagagaaatgtgaaggaaatatgccctagaggcaataataaagttattatttatttccttatttcatgataaatgttttattattcatgctagaattgtattaaccggaaacttgatacatgtgtgaatacatagacaaaacagaatgtcactagtatgcctctacttgactagctcgttgaatcaaagatggttaagtttcctagccatagacatgagttgtcatttgattaacgggatcacatcattaggagaatggtgtgattgacttgacccattccgttagcttagcacttgatcgtttagtatgttgctattgctttcttcatgacttatacatgttcctatgactatgagattatgcaactcccgtttaccggaggaacactttgtgtgctaccaaacgtcacaacgtaactgggtgattataaaggtgctctacaggtgtctccgaaggtacttgttgagttgacgtatttcgagattaggatttgtcactccgattgtcggagatgtatctctgagccctctcggtaatgcacatcactataagccttgcaagcattgtaactaatgagttagttgcgggatgatgtattacggaacgagtaaagagacttgccggtaacgagattgaactaggtattgagataccgacgatcgaatctcgggcaagtaacataccgatgacaaagggaacaacgtatgttgttatgcggtttgaccgataaagatctttgtagaatatgtgggagccaatatgagcatccaggttccgctattggttattgaccggagacgtgtctcggtcatgtctac
Protein-coding regions in this window:
- the LOC123171150 gene encoding uncharacterized protein; protein product: MVSPGRLEHRELKYITYNCLSILRGIQNAGEFHEKLAAIVGSYFGVRASPMRSMEEEEVARGRPAAATAHRCGVVWIVAWERRRRRQEKSNGGSAGLRRGEVSGGGGVGREDEREREGQQPAAPRPCPDASAPWPTSTSTASIRPQPEDLEPRSAASIGTRTQDLCIGGGVPPDVEGVAYRGNRGRSRPPPWCRPQRALHLQLREVPYTGHDSNLQKEGGCDLVQNSVEWIKTVSSAPDVIGMTFLPIVSLVDDIPGKKHIARAIDLYLTSSCVDCSHNGKLSDHVCKAKAAELKEILWIKVSMERERLKTCNGKLLLDLLKNCLIQTKLKHITC